A DNA window from Gammaproteobacteria bacterium contains the following coding sequences:
- a CDS encoding DUF4280 domain-containing protein gives MPGFLLHVGAQVLCSHAGQATATVPNPRVTLSGQPTVLMSSPYVVAGCTFPPPTVANGPCVTAQWLSGTTRVTSNGQPLLVQSSQAICTPTGTPLAIVATQTRVSAT, from the coding sequence ATGCCCGGTTTTTTACTCCATGTTGGCGCTCAAGTGCTCTGTTCACACGCTGGACAGGCGACAGCCACAGTACCTAATCCTCGGGTCACACTCAGTGGTCAGCCCACTGTGTTGATGAGTTCGCCTTATGTGGTGGCAGGTTGTACTTTTCCACCACCTACGGTGGCCAATGGCCCCTGTGTGACAGCGCAGTGGTTGAGTGGCACCACCCGGGTCACATCCAACGGCCAGCCGCTACTGGTTCAAAGTAGCCAAGCGATCTGCACACCAACCGGAACACCGTTGGCAATCGTCGCAACCCAAACCCGAGTGAGTGCAACGTGA
- a CDS encoding phage baseplate assembly protein V — protein MSESNETGRFFGKYRATVLNNVDPETRGRLMLTIPDVLGLIPSTWAEPCVPLAGPTGPPMGVYMVPPIGAAIWVEFEQGDPDYPIWVGCRWGGSSDVPPLAHAGLPVSPNIVLQTAGQNSFVISDLPGPTGGLMLKSASGASIIVNDTGIYIQNGKGASLIMSGPTVTINNGALVVT, from the coding sequence ATGAGCGAATCGAATGAAACAGGGCGTTTTTTCGGCAAATACCGCGCCACCGTGTTGAATAATGTTGACCCTGAAACACGGGGGCGGTTGATGCTGACTATCCCCGATGTGCTGGGGTTGATTCCCTCCACCTGGGCTGAGCCGTGTGTGCCACTTGCCGGCCCCACCGGGCCACCGATGGGCGTCTATATGGTGCCACCGATAGGGGCGGCTATCTGGGTAGAGTTTGAACAGGGTGATCCGGACTATCCGATTTGGGTTGGGTGTCGGTGGGGTGGCTCTTCCGATGTTCCTCCACTGGCTCACGCTGGTCTGCCCGTATCGCCCAACATTGTGCTGCAGACAGCAGGGCAGAACAGCTTTGTGATCAGTGACCTGCCGGGACCAACCGGTGGCTTGATGTTGAAGAGCGCTTCCGGTGCATCAATTATCGTCAATGACACTGGTATTTATATTCAAAATGGTAAGGGGGCCAGTCTCATCATGAGTGGGCCAACGGTCACTATCAACAACGGCGCGTTAGTCGTCACTTAG
- a CDS encoding LysM domain-containing protein, whose amino-acid sequence MRNLLFPPTSRYYNTETARFKAADGQEVIHLKRRFIAAPEHFSLLQEHLVTEGDRLDNLTALYLNDPLQFWRICDANGAMLPAELTDEIGRRLRITLPEGIPEIPNVTG is encoded by the coding sequence ATGCGTAATCTGTTATTCCCTCCTACCAGTCGTTACTACAACACAGAGACGGCACGTTTTAAAGCAGCAGATGGCCAGGAGGTTATCCATCTCAAGCGCCGTTTTATCGCTGCACCAGAGCACTTTTCGCTGTTACAAGAGCACCTTGTCACTGAAGGCGATCGGCTGGATAACCTCACTGCACTCTATCTGAATGACCCACTGCAGTTCTGGCGAATTTGTGATGCCAACGGTGCGATGCTTCCCGCTGAGTTGACGGACGAAATCGGCCGCCGGTTGCGGATCACTCTGCCCGAAGGTATTCCGGAGATTCCCAATGTTACTGGGTAA